The Oreochromis niloticus isolate F11D_XX linkage group LG2, O_niloticus_UMD_NMBU, whole genome shotgun sequence genome includes a region encoding these proteins:
- the lingo2 gene encoding leucine-rich repeat and immunoglobulin-like domain-containing nogo receptor-interacting protein 2 gives MVEFMSKVMPHTVISCWQPFLGLALVAVFVGSTLGCPSRCECSAQSKAVVCHRKRMPTIPDGIPTETRILDLSKNKLTMINPDDFFAFPGLEELDLSGNIISYVEPGAFNGLFNMHSLTLKSNRIKLISPGVFTGLANLTRLDISDNKIVILLDYMFQDLHNLRFLEVGDNDLVYISHRAFSGLLSLETLTLERCNLTVVPTEALSHLHNLVSLHLRYLSISTLNAYSFKKLFRLRHLEIDNWPSLDHVPANTLHGLNLTTLFITNTNLSTFPYLALKHLPYLTHLNLSYNRIRHIEGGMLMELVRLRELHIVGAQLTTIEQYAFQGLRGLRVLNISHNRLDTLEKGVFQSPEALEVLLIDNNPLVCDCRLMWILQKRHSIFFGDSQPECSTPEGIRGRPFKEFKETLLSYYVTCTKPKIRENKTQTVTVDEGQQAMLRCSADGTPRPIVSWLSPRRRVLISNHGRVTIHKNGTLEIKSAEVQDSGEYTCLASNTAGNDTLKTSLAVKSLGSLYANRTQYYTDPSNATANGTTGVTLGLDLKTILVSTAMGCFTFLGVVLFCFLLLFVWSRGKGKHKNNIDVEHVPRSKSNGTNVDSAEGQAGPRRFNMKMM, from the coding sequence ATGGTCGAGTTTATGAGCAAAGTCATGCCGCACACGGTCATCTCATGCTGGCAGCCTTTCCTGGGATTGGCCCTCGTGGCTGTTTTTGTGGGCTCTACCCTGGGATGTCCCTCGCGATGCGAGTGTTCAGCACAAAGCAAGGCAGTTGTCTGTCACCGTAAGCGCATGCCCACCATCCCAGATGGCATCCCAACTGAAACAAGAATCCTGGACTTAAGTAAGAACAAGCTGACAATGATCAACCCTGATGACTTTTTTGCCTTCCCTGGGCTTGAGGAACTTGACCTCAGTGGAAATATTATCAGCTATGTTGAGCCTGGAGCATTCAATGGGTTGTTTAACATGCACTCGCTCACCCTCAAAAGCAATCGAATCAAGCTCATTTCTCCGGGTGTCTTCACAGGCTTAGCCAATCTTACCCGACTGGATATAAGTGACAACAAGATTGTCATTCTCCTGGATTATATGTTCCAGGACTTGCACAATCTTAGGTTTTTGGAAGTGGGTGACAATGACCTGGTTTACATCTCTCACCGTGCATTCAGTGGACTTTTAAGCCTGGAGACACTAACCTTAGAAAGGTGCAACCTTACAGTTGTACCCACTGAGGCTCTTTCTCATCTGCACAACCTGGTCAGCCTGCATCTACGATACCTCAGCATTAGCACTTTAAATGCATACTCATTCAAAAAGCTATTCCGATTGCGGCACTTAGAAATTGATAACTGGCCTTCACTAGACCATGTGCCAGCTAATACCCTGCATGGCCTCAACTTGACAACACTGTTTATAACCAACACCAACTTGTCCACCTTCCCTTACCTAGCCCTGAAGCATCTTCCCTATCTGACACATCTCAATCTGTCCTACAACCGCATCAGGCACATTGAAGGGGGCATGCTAATGGAACTGGTTCGGCTGCGAGAGCTGCATATTGTTGGAGCTCAGCTGACCACCATTGAACAGTACGCATTCCAAGGCCTGCGGGGTCTCAGAGTTCTCAATATCTCACACAATCGACTGGATACATTGGAAAAGGGCgtttttcagtctcctgaggcTCTGGAGGTTCTTCTCATTGACAACAACCCCTTAGTGTGTGATTGCCGCCTCATGTGGATCCTACAGAAGAGGCATTCCATCTTCTTTGGGGATTCACAGCCAGAATGCAGCACACCTGAGGGCATTCGTGGGCGCCCTTTTAAGGAGTTTAAGGAGACTCTCCTGTCTTATTATGTTACATGTACCAAACCGAAAATTcgtgaaaataaaacacaaacagttaCTGTAGATGAGGGTCAGCAGGCTATGTTGCGTTGCAGTGCTGATGGGACACCAAGGCCAATTGTGTCTTGGTTGTCCCCACGTCGCCGAGTGCTAATAAGCAATCATGGTAGAGTAACCATCCATAAAAATGGTACACTAGAAATCAAGTCAGCAGAAGTCCAAGACAGTGGAGAGTACACTTGCCTTGCCTCCAACACTGCTGGAAATGACACCTTGAAGACATCATTGGCGGTGAAAAGTCTAGGATCACTGTATGCCAACAGGACCCAGTACTACACAGATCCCAGCAATGCCACTGCCAATGGAACGACTGGTGTGACCCTCGGTTTGGACCTTAAGACTATTTTAGTGTCAACAGCTATGGGTTGTTTCACATTCCTGGGAGTggtcttgttttgtttcctgcttCTTTTTGTCTGGAGCAGGGGAAaaggaaaacataaaaacaatatagATGTTGAACATGTGCCTCGATCAAAGTCTAACGGCACTAATGTTGACTCAGCAGAGGGACAGGCCGGTCCTCGTCGTTTTAACATGAAAATGATGTGA